The Oryza sativa Japonica Group chromosome 11, ASM3414082v1 DNA window AATAAACAAGAACTTGAAAAAAAAGATACAAGTCATTACATAAGCTCCACATGAATAATGTTCAGAGTACATTATTTAGATTATATACATGAAGTTAAAGATTTAACAATGTATGCTATTATTGATCAAACAACACGTGACACATATATTTGAACAATAACGATATAATATGCTATCATTTACAAGATATATCGATAATATCAGACCATATCAAGGAACTCTGATTTGAAAGCTTGGCCCAACCGAATTCTGAGCTTTAAGACAGGCCATTCCCCGAGCACCTTAGTGAGAATTGGCACTAAAACAGCAACAGAGCAAATTCCAACAGCTAACCATAGCAGCCGAGGGGCCAATACTGTGTATAAACCGGTTGCAAATGCTGTAGTTGTTGCCATGTACGCGAACCACATAAGCTTCTTGGTGAAGGATCTGTAGTAAAGCAAGAAATCGAGATCCTCCCATCTTGCTATGATGCATATGAACGCAACAGCAAGTGAGGCGCACATTGCTAAGGTATCTGATATCAAGAATGCCTTAAAGGCAACGTTCCTTGCCATTATAGGAAGTCCCTGGCTTCCAGCATCACTGCTGTATCCTCCAGGCAGGGTGAAAGCAGCAGCAAAGGTAATTGTTGCGATGAGGATCGCCACTAGCGAAGTGTTGCTTGTGTATGTTTGAGTCAGCGACCTTGCATCCTTCCTTGACGCATTGATCAACTTTTCTTTGGCTTCCTCGTGAAGATTATAAACGGATTTTGCATTTGGAGGATCAGCTTTAATCATAAGCATTGACACTTCATTCTGCATTAATCCAGAGAGAGGAATAAATAGAGTTCACAGTATGTCTAAAATATCAGCTAATCTATTACATGAATAAGTTTTTCTATGTGGTCCTTGATGATATATGATGAAGTACTACACTTAACCAGAAGGGTTCATGAACACTTCAGAAAGCCAAAAAGGATTTCCTCTGGGGATTGGGGGTGTGAGGAGCCAATAGATCTGAAATTAAGAAATATTTTGTCCCCAAAAAagttgaaattcaaaatttttttaccaagtttaaatattttttcctaAATTCAAAAAATGAAACTTTCAGGTGAAATAATTTCGTGCAATCCCTGTTTACAGAGATAATTTTGTGCTACTGTAACATAATGAGGAATATAAATAAGAACTACCACATAAATGTGTGTGAACATCAATGCTTTTAATAGTAAGTTATAATCTGAAAAGATGCATCACCAAAGCTTGCTGTTGTACCATCAATTATTGGGACCAGAATGTGCCTGTACTATTATAACTGGTGAGATTTGATAAGGTGCAATGGCACAGAAACAAGAATCCTCTGAAACTATGGGGATGACATGGCATCATTTCACAATTTCTCTGTTTGCTACCATCTTGCAAAGTTAccatataaaattcaaattgttccaGATGTTTTTATTGCAAGTATGTGTTTGGTTTTACTCCAAATTAGGCAAGATCATTGTGTAAATAGTAAAGTGTTTTGAaatattaagttttaattaatcAGATTATTCTTTTCACGGGAGTTGAGATGTTCCCTAATTAATGTTTGTTAATTTCTTGATAGTAAAATCAAGTTACTAGCGGTGATTGCAAAATGGACAAAATGACCACATCatcaatggaaaaaaaaaatcgacctatggcaaacatACATACCCAGTTTAATGTCTTCGCACTATCCAAGGCATCCCGTAATTCCCAAGCGGCTGCATTACCGTCACTGCCAAGAATTGTCAAGTCTATTTTCTTGTCAAGTAAAGCAGCAACAATTTTCGGATCACACTTCTGGATGGCATAATGTAGAGCTGTTTTCCCCTTGCTGCTACGCATGTTCACGAGTTTCTGAAGTCGTGGTTCCCCAAGGATAAACTCAACGAATTCCATATTACCTGATTTGACAGCTTTATGAAGACATGTCCACCCATCTTTTTTGCAATATGGAGCATCTGGGCAATATTTGATAATCTCTCGGGCAACAGCAACATGACCTCGATGTGCAGCAgaaaggaggagaggataaCCATTTTTTCTGTTGATAACATACCCTTGAGATCTGTCATGTTTCAACAATACTCGTAGCATGTCGATCTTTCCCCAACGTACAGCTAGCTGAATTGGAGTATTACCATCCTTATTTTCTTCTGTGGCCAGATTTGGGCGTTCAACGATGATTCTTTTAGCAATATCTGAGGACAAACCAAGGCATGAAGGATGTATCAATTTGAGGATTATCAAAGTTTTTATTGTCCTGAGAAGGTAATATGAGATACCACACTTTCTAGCGTTAGTTTATGGTGCCTCCTTGCACTTACCTATTATTGAGGTACCGAGAGGTATCATATATAAATACTAAAAAGTATGGCATCTCCTCAAGGACAATACAAAGCATGTCCCCAAGGATCTTAAAAAGCTCAAAGCATAAAGTTTCATGATACTAGGCTAGTTTGCCATGTGATCTCAATTGAACTCCATAGTTCTCACCTGGATTTCCATTTCTAATAGCTGCATGGAGAGCATTGTAGCCATAGGTTCCTGAATGAGAAGAACCATCAATTCCCAACAGTTTCTCAAAAATATCTGTAAACTTAGAATCCCTCATCATCAACGCAATGTACATGGGAGACTCGCCGTATTTGTTGACATCTTTGGACAAGGCAGGCTGAGTCGCTATCAACTCCAGTGCCAGGTCCTTGTGGCCGTTGCAAATGGCATGGTGCAGTGCATTACATTTGTGCTTGTCCTGTTTCAAGATTACCTCACTGAATCCTTGTTCATGGCAGTATTTGAGTAGAAAAGCAGCTAAAGTAACATGGCCACTTGTTATGGCAGTAAGCAGTGGCGTCTCATTCATCACATTCACAGTAGTGAGTAGTTTCTTCTTCACGGTTGGATCCTGTGGAAGTGAAAGAACATCTTTGCAAAATTCCAAATGGCCACACATGGAAGATATATGAAGACATGTGTTTCCTTGTGGATTTTTTCCAAGCAGAATTGTAGGATCATGTGAATCCATGTACTTCATCTTCATTGACCTGGTATCACCAGATATGGCCGCTTCCAGGAGCTCCCAATCTATGGTTGCAGTACTGGCTGCACAGGCTGCCATCTATCTTATGGAAAGGATAGAGAATGATCTCCCTTTTATTTCAACAACTTTGGATGAAGtccctaaaagaaaaaaatggatgAAGGTTAGAGGAAAGAGATAACACTATTCAGTCTCCTCTTCAAGTCTTTTGCTATAGAGCTTGATCAGGGAACATAAATTTCAGGAAGAACACAAAAAGAATTGAAAAGAAGTGTTCAAACAATCCTAAACGTGACACTTAGGAAATGAACTTAAACAAGAAAAATTCTTGGCCTCTTTAGTTCTTTCAAACTATACTACATTGCTAGTAAAAGTTTTATTGGTAGTGTTCATGCAATGGATAACGTTCAGGGACATATATCAAGCAACAAATGGTTAATGGGGACTTGTTTCAGTACACCTCTTTCTGAAATGCAAAACGTATGTGAACTTCAGATAAATTTTGTTTCTAACGATTAAGCAAATATGTACTCCTTTGAGTCAtgaaaacttcttttttttgaaacaaaatgTCATGAAAACAAGTTGTTCAGGACATGTTTGAAGTCAAACTATAAAACTTTTAACATCAAtttcatttaaaatatttagattGGATGTATGAAACTCATGCATATATTTGCCTCAAAAAGGTTAGTAATGCTACAATAATTTAAATGTTTTACAATATGAATTAGAGGTTAAACTTGTATTTTTAAAGACCATTTTAAGAT harbors:
- the LOC4350213 gene encoding ankyrin repeat-containing protein At5g02620; its protein translation is MAACAASTATIDWELLEAAISGDTRSMKMKYMDSHDPTILLGKNPQGNTCLHISSMCGHLEFCKDVLSLPQDPTVKKKLLTTVNVMNETPLLTAITSGHVTLAAFLLKYCHEQGFSEVILKQDKHKCNALHHAICNGHKDLALELIATQPALSKDVNKYGESPMYIALMMRDSKFTDIFEKLLGIDGSSHSGTYGYNALHAAIRNGNPDIAKRIIVERPNLATEENKDGNTPIQLAVRWGKIDMLRVLLKHDRSQGYVINRKNGYPLLLSAAHRGHVAVAREIIKYCPDAPYCKKDGWTCLHKAVKSGNMEFVEFILGEPRLQKLVNMRSSKGKTALHYAIQKCDPKIVAALLDKKIDLTILGSDGNAAAWELRDALDSAKTLNWNEVSMLMIKADPPNAKSVYNLHEEAKEKLINASRKDARSLTQTYTSNTSLVAILIATITFAAAFTLPGGYSSDAGSQGLPIMARNVAFKAFLISDTLAMCASLAVAFICIIARWEDLDFLLYYRSFTKKLMWFAYMATTTAFATGLYTVLAPRLLWLAVGICSVAVLVPILTKVLGEWPVLKLRIRLGQAFKSEFLDMV